A portion of the Mesobacillus jeotgali genome contains these proteins:
- the ssb gene encoding single-stranded DNA-binding protein has product MINQVTLVGRLTKDPDLRYTPDGKAVSNITLAVNRHYKNASGEIEADFVHCILWGKTAENTTNYCKKGAVLGVTGRIQTRNYDNQEGKRVYVTEVVAEGVRFLSSKPTPQSASTSQQPQTVPTTPPPQREELPFV; this is encoded by the coding sequence GTGATCAATCAAGTAACGCTAGTAGGCAGGCTGACCAAAGACCCGGACCTGAGGTACACGCCTGATGGCAAGGCTGTGTCGAATATAACGCTTGCAGTGAACAGGCATTATAAGAATGCCAGCGGCGAAATTGAGGCAGACTTCGTTCATTGCATCCTCTGGGGCAAAACTGCGGAAAACACAACTAACTATTGTAAAAAAGGCGCTGTCCTTGGTGTGACCGGACGCATCCAAACACGGAATTATGATAATCAGGAAGGTAAGCGTGTCTATGTGACCGAGGTTGTTGCCGAGGGAGTTAGGTTTCTGAGTTCAAAGCCAACTCCGCAATCTGCGTCAACATCCCAGCAGCCCCAAACAGTTCCTACCACGCCGCCGCCGCAAAGAGAGGAGCTTCCATTTGTATAG
- a CDS encoding flagellar hook-basal body protein: MFKGFYTVASGMLAQQRRTEMLTNNMSNANTPGYKADQAGMRAFPEMLLQRFDTQQIPTENGLNLPFNREIGTINTGVYMQEAIPKFIQGDLRETGRKTDVALLDINMPENGSVFFTVRHPDGSVRYTRNGNFTTDGQGYLTTGSGHYVLDAAGQQIQLSSDRFTISEGGLLTGENGESANLGVAYANNPLRLIKEGDGLFRTEDGGALPNAFGTAGVQFRTQQGFLEQSNVDISKTMTDMMTAYRAFEANQKILQAYDKSMEKAANEIGRL, encoded by the coding sequence ATGTTCAAAGGCTTTTACACAGTCGCGTCCGGGATGCTTGCTCAGCAGCGCAGAACCGAGATGCTCACGAATAATATGTCAAATGCTAATACGCCAGGCTATAAGGCGGACCAGGCGGGAATGAGGGCATTTCCAGAGATGCTGCTCCAGCGCTTCGACACGCAGCAAATTCCTACAGAGAATGGCCTGAATTTGCCGTTCAACAGGGAAATTGGCACAATCAATACAGGTGTTTACATGCAGGAAGCGATTCCAAAATTCATCCAGGGCGATTTACGTGAAACTGGAAGAAAGACGGATGTTGCATTGCTTGATATAAATATGCCGGAAAATGGCTCGGTATTTTTCACGGTTCGCCATCCAGATGGTTCGGTCCGTTATACAAGGAATGGAAATTTCACGACTGACGGACAGGGGTATTTGACGACAGGCAGCGGGCATTACGTCCTGGATGCTGCTGGCCAGCAGATCCAGCTTTCAAGTGACCGTTTTACGATCAGTGAGGGTGGTCTGCTGACAGGTGAAAATGGTGAGTCTGCCAACCTTGGTGTGGCCTACGCAAATAATCCGCTCAGGCTGATTAAAGAAGGAGACGGCCTGTTCCGCACAGAAGATGGCGGTGCGCTGCCAAACGCTTTCGGAACTGCCGGCGTCCAATTCAGAACTCAGCAAGGATTTCTTGAACAATCCAATGTCGACATCAGTAAGACGATGACTGACATGATGACGGCTTATCGCGCATTTGAAGCGAACCAGAAGATCCTTCAGGCTTATGATAAAAGCATGGAGAAGGCTGCTAATGAAATTGGAAGATTATAA
- a CDS encoding DNA-directed RNA polymerase subunit beta, with protein sequence MALNKNNQEAITPEEVKKEKKTREKKKRIRVRLIPIWLRVIIVLLLLASSILLGAMFGYAVMGDGKAKDVFEKSTWTHIIDLINKE encoded by the coding sequence ATGGCTTTGAACAAGAATAATCAAGAAGCAATAACGCCTGAAGAAGTGAAAAAAGAAAAGAAAACACGCGAAAAAAAGAAAAGAATCCGGGTTCGCCTTATTCCGATCTGGCTTCGGGTTATTATTGTACTTCTGCTTTTAGCTTCAAGCATCTTGCTGGGAGCCATGTTTGGCTATGCAGTAATGGGTGATGGCAAAGCAAAGGATGTTTTTGAGAAGTCTACCTGGACTCATATCATAGACCTGATAAATAAAGAATAA
- the fabZ gene encoding 3-hydroxyacyl-ACP dehydratase FabZ has translation MLDITQIKEIIPHRYPFLLVDKIVEVEEGKRAVGIKNVSANEEFFNGHFPDYPVMPGVLIVEALAQVGAVAVLKLEENRGKIGFFAGIDNCRFKRQVKPGDQLRLEVEMIKLRGPIGKGKAVATVDGELACEAEITFAIK, from the coding sequence ATGCTTGATATTACCCAGATTAAAGAAATCATCCCGCACCGCTATCCATTTTTACTAGTTGATAAAATTGTTGAAGTCGAAGAAGGTAAAAGGGCTGTCGGCATTAAGAATGTATCCGCAAACGAAGAATTCTTTAACGGTCATTTTCCCGACTATCCTGTCATGCCTGGTGTGCTTATCGTAGAAGCTTTGGCTCAGGTTGGAGCTGTTGCGGTTCTAAAGCTTGAAGAAAACCGAGGCAAAATCGGATTTTTCGCTGGAATAGATAACTGCCGTTTTAAAAGACAGGTAAAACCAGGCGACCAGCTGAGGCTGGAAGTGGAAATGATCAAGCTTCGCGGCCCGATCGGCAAGGGGAAAGCAGTCGCTACTGTGGACGGGGAGCTTGCTTGTGAAGCGGAAATTACGTTTGCGATTAAATAA
- a CDS encoding rod shape-determining protein — protein MFARDIGIDLGTANVLIHVKGRGIVLNEPSVVAIDKNTNRVLAVGEEARKMVGRTPGNIVAIRPLKDGVIADFDVTESMLKHFINKLNVKGFLSKPRILICCPTNITSVEQKAIKEAAEKSGGKKVYLEEEPKVAAIGAGMDIFQPSGNMVVDIGGGTTDVAVLSMGDIVTSQSIKMAGDKFDAEILNYIKREYKLLIGERTSENIKIQIGTVFAGSRSEEMEIRGRDMVSGLPRTITVRSEEIEKALRESVAVIVQAAKTVLEKTPPELSADIIDRGVILTGGGALLHGIDQLMQEELRVPVLVADNPMDCVAIGTGIMLDNIDKIDGRRRRIV, from the coding sequence ATGTTTGCTAGGGATATCGGGATTGACCTTGGTACAGCCAATGTGTTGATCCATGTAAAAGGCCGTGGAATTGTCTTGAATGAACCGTCTGTTGTGGCGATTGATAAGAATACGAATAGGGTTTTGGCTGTTGGGGAAGAAGCGCGTAAAATGGTTGGGCGTACACCTGGCAATATTGTAGCAATTCGCCCGTTGAAGGATGGCGTCATCGCGGATTTCGATGTAACGGAATCCATGCTTAAACATTTTATAAATAAATTGAATGTAAAAGGATTCTTGTCTAAACCGCGCATCCTGATTTGCTGCCCGACGAACATCACAAGTGTCGAGCAAAAGGCGATCAAGGAAGCAGCAGAAAAAAGCGGTGGCAAGAAGGTATACCTTGAAGAAGAGCCAAAGGTGGCGGCCATCGGCGCTGGCATGGATATCTTCCAGCCTAGCGGCAACATGGTTGTCGACATCGGCGGCGGTACGACGGATGTAGCTGTCCTTTCAATGGGAGACATCGTTACATCTCAATCGATTAAAATGGCCGGCGATAAGTTCGACGCGGAAATTTTAAATTACATCAAACGTGAATATAAGCTGTTGATCGGTGAACGTACATCTGAAAACATCAAGATTCAAATAGGGACTGTCTTCGCAGGCAGCCGGAGTGAGGAAATGGAAATTCGCGGACGCGATATGGTGTCTGGACTTCCGCGCACAATCACAGTTCGTTCTGAAGAGATTGAAAAGGCATTGAGGGAGTCTGTTGCCGTCATCGTCCAGGCAGCAAAAACAGTTCTTGAGAAGACTCCTCCTGAATTATCTGCAGACATTATCGACCGCGGTGTCATCCTGACTGGCGGCGGTGCATTGCTTCACGGCATCGATCAGCTGATGCAGGAAGAGCTGAGGGTACCGGTACTGGTAGCTGACAATCCAATGGACTGTGTGGCAATTGGTACTGGGATTATGCTTGACAATATCGATAAGATTGATGGACGCAGACGTAGAATAGTATAA
- a CDS encoding flagellar hook-basal body protein: MNRTMITATNTLSQLQKQMDMISHNLANIDTAGYKRRDASFTDLLVQEYRNQPNNTLEPQNRMTPFNIRQGNGAKLGQVQLVMSQGSLKTTDRSLDTAFTAEGQFYRVMVQNEDGSSAMRLSRNGALYLTPLSENESMLVNSDGHAILDENSQPITITGNVKNFRINESGRFSAEMYNGTSQDFNLGVVLVEKPQFLEQKGANLLGLPENLAELGVDEADILTVLNGQQRNRVSIQQGVLEQSNVDMSKEMTDLINVQRSYQFHSKSITLADQMLGLVNGIR, translated from the coding sequence ATGAACAGAACAATGATCACCGCAACAAATACATTATCCCAGCTTCAGAAACAGATGGACATGATCAGCCATAATTTAGCGAATATCGATACGGCAGGCTATAAACGCCGCGACGCATCATTCACGGATTTACTTGTCCAGGAATATCGAAACCAGCCGAACAATACCCTTGAACCTCAGAATCGGATGACGCCTTTTAATATCAGGCAGGGGAATGGTGCAAAACTTGGACAGGTTCAGCTGGTGATGTCCCAGGGGAGCTTGAAGACAACTGATCGTTCGCTGGACACAGCATTTACGGCAGAAGGCCAATTTTACCGTGTAATGGTCCAGAATGAGGACGGCAGCTCAGCAATGCGTTTGAGTCGTAACGGTGCACTCTATCTGACCCCGCTGTCTGAGAATGAATCAATGCTTGTTAATAGCGACGGTCATGCCATTCTTGATGAGAATAGCCAGCCAATCACCATTACAGGTAATGTGAAAAATTTCCGGATTAACGAGTCTGGCCGTTTTTCAGCAGAAATGTATAATGGGACGAGCCAAGATTTCAATCTTGGTGTAGTATTGGTAGAGAAGCCGCAGTTTTTGGAACAGAAGGGCGCCAATCTGCTTGGCTTGCCAGAAAACCTTGCTGAGCTTGGTGTTGACGAAGCGGATATTCTTACTGTTCTCAATGGCCAGCAGCGCAACAGGGTTTCGATTCAGCAAGGAGTCCTAGAGCAATCAAATGTGGATATGAGTAAAGAAATGACGGATTTAATCAATGTACAGCGGAGCTATCAGTTCCACTCAAAATCGATTACGCTGGCCGACCAAATGCTCGGGCTGGTGAATGGAATCCGTTAA
- a CDS encoding DEAD/DEAH box helicase codes for MLEIKQIHINLMPVAGGRYFLSAEDFDGFEIKTSDWKKLLFFRHKESYYGTMLESGKWGVTEGVTLSAWQLVTLFGEESFNRLVEWEWDDLGDICLSTAHAIYDSILAKEWHPDFTQLDGEDFRWKLPVSVLDEFHEPFWEETLKINDEQLQVRDFVAELFHHALESYFHENETMKYLLGDKLDVLRNKQLSASQLAAYFEEDRWLEWIGLKENPAPFSIGMRLEEPTDDLGDWKLGLFLRGKEEPMLIEARDYESYPAGWDDFSEKVEEEEKRLASIFPWIEEDGRLKSTLIEDEAWMFLTEASETLIALGIEILLPSWWEAIKNANLKVKARLKGQTGYRRSFVGLNAMLDYDWRFSMNGVDLSEDDFQRLVNEKRRLVYLKGRWIKLDHGFIRQIQDLMKKADQEGLHIRDLLQQELSDEEVDGDGLEDPRAFAKIQIELNRHWKQMMKQLSETKEIPDSPVPAGLHGELRPYQKLGMNWLLFLRKYGFGALLADDMGLGKTIQLISYILSVKEQENDGHPSLIICPTSVLGNWQKEIERFAPDVRVHLHYGPNRLKGILFTEEAMESDIVLTSYGLTHLDYDELQSVEWSSIAIDEAQNIKNADTKQSRAVRKLKGKHHIALTGTPMENRLSELWSIFDFTNRGYLGSAGQFQKQFILPIEKDDKKEKISRLQSLIKPFLLRRTKKDEEVALNLPDKVEQKEYCPLSAEQASLYEQLVKDTFAQIESLSSFERKGLILQMLSRLKQLCNHPALYLKEENPKQLVDRSAKMEKMIELVGAVLEQEESCIIFTQYIGMGEMIQSALKKQFNIDVPFLNGSLPKTKRDELIEKFQNREFPVFLLSLKAGGTGLNLTAANHVVHYDRWWNPAVENQATDRAYRIGQSRFVHVHKLISTGTLEEKIDAMLEKKQSLNDQIIQSDSWITELSTEELHELVFLS; via the coding sequence ATGCTTGAGATTAAGCAGATTCATATAAATTTGATGCCCGTTGCCGGCGGCCGTTATTTTTTGAGTGCCGAGGATTTTGATGGTTTTGAGATCAAGACCTCTGACTGGAAGAAGCTGCTGTTTTTCCGCCATAAGGAGAGTTATTATGGAACGATGCTGGAATCTGGCAAGTGGGGCGTGACCGAAGGTGTCACCCTTAGTGCTTGGCAGCTCGTGACGCTGTTTGGCGAGGAAAGCTTCAACCGGCTTGTCGAGTGGGAATGGGATGATCTCGGGGATATCTGCCTTTCGACTGCCCATGCGATTTATGACTCGATTCTTGCGAAGGAGTGGCACCCGGATTTTACCCAGCTTGATGGCGAGGATTTCCGCTGGAAGCTTCCGGTCAGTGTGCTTGATGAATTCCATGAGCCATTTTGGGAAGAAACCCTGAAGATCAATGACGAGCAGCTGCAGGTGCGCGATTTCGTTGCGGAATTGTTCCACCATGCGCTGGAATCCTACTTCCATGAAAATGAAACAATGAAGTACCTGCTTGGCGATAAACTGGATGTTCTGCGCAATAAGCAGCTATCGGCTTCGCAGCTGGCGGCATACTTTGAAGAAGACCGTTGGCTAGAGTGGATTGGCTTGAAGGAAAATCCGGCACCATTTTCAATCGGGATGCGACTCGAAGAACCAACGGACGATCTCGGTGACTGGAAGCTCGGGTTGTTTTTACGCGGAAAAGAAGAGCCAATGTTGATTGAAGCCCGTGATTATGAAAGCTATCCTGCTGGATGGGATGATTTTAGCGAGAAGGTTGAAGAGGAAGAAAAACGGCTTGCATCTATTTTCCCATGGATTGAGGAAGATGGCCGTCTGAAGTCCACACTCATCGAGGATGAGGCCTGGATGTTTTTAACTGAGGCGAGCGAGACGCTCATTGCTCTCGGTATTGAAATCCTTCTTCCTTCCTGGTGGGAAGCAATCAAGAATGCGAACTTGAAGGTTAAGGCACGCTTGAAGGGCCAGACTGGCTACCGCCGTTCATTCGTCGGCCTGAATGCAATGCTCGATTACGACTGGCGCTTTTCCATGAACGGTGTAGATCTGAGCGAAGATGATTTCCAGCGCCTGGTGAACGAAAAACGCAGACTCGTGTATTTGAAAGGCCGATGGATCAAGCTCGATCACGGCTTCATTCGCCAGATACAGGACTTGATGAAAAAAGCCGATCAGGAAGGTCTGCATATCCGCGACCTCCTGCAGCAGGAACTGTCTGATGAGGAAGTAGATGGGGATGGACTGGAGGATCCACGGGCATTCGCGAAGATCCAGATTGAGCTGAACCGCCACTGGAAACAGATGATGAAGCAGCTGTCGGAAACGAAGGAAATCCCGGATTCTCCGGTACCGGCAGGATTGCATGGAGAACTGCGTCCGTATCAAAAGCTTGGCATGAACTGGCTGCTGTTCCTGAGGAAGTATGGATTCGGCGCCTTGCTTGCCGATGATATGGGTCTCGGGAAGACGATCCAGCTGATTTCGTATATCCTGTCGGTTAAAGAACAAGAAAACGACGGCCATCCTTCGCTGATTATCTGCCCTACCTCCGTGCTTGGCAACTGGCAGAAAGAAATCGAGCGCTTTGCTCCGGATGTGCGCGTCCATCTGCATTACGGGCCGAACCGCCTTAAGGGTATTCTTTTTACAGAAGAGGCAATGGAATCCGATATCGTGCTGACTTCCTATGGATTGACGCATCTTGATTATGATGAGCTACAGAGCGTGGAATGGAGCAGCATTGCCATTGATGAAGCCCAGAACATTAAAAACGCTGATACGAAGCAGTCGCGCGCAGTACGGAAGCTGAAGGGCAAGCACCATATCGCCCTGACCGGAACACCGATGGAAAACCGGTTGTCTGAGTTGTGGTCGATTTTCGACTTTACGAATCGCGGTTATCTTGGCAGTGCCGGACAATTCCAGAAGCAGTTCATCCTGCCGATTGAAAAGGATGACAAGAAGGAAAAAATCAGCCGGCTTCAGTCGTTGATCAAGCCATTCCTGCTGAGGCGGACGAAGAAGGATGAAGAGGTTGCGCTGAACTTGCCTGACAAGGTCGAGCAGAAGGAATACTGTCCGCTTTCGGCGGAACAGGCTTCATTATACGAGCAACTCGTTAAGGACACTTTTGCGCAAATCGAATCACTTTCGAGTTTTGAGCGCAAGGGGTTGATTTTACAGATGCTGAGCCGGCTGAAGCAGCTGTGCAACCACCCTGCCTTGTATCTGAAGGAAGAAAATCCGAAGCAGCTGGTAGACCGTTCTGCCAAAATGGAGAAAATGATTGAGCTTGTTGGCGCTGTGCTAGAACAGGAAGAAAGCTGCATCATTTTTACCCAGTATATCGGGATGGGTGAGATGATTCAGTCTGCTTTGAAGAAGCAATTTAATATCGACGTTCCGTTCCTCAACGGCAGCCTGCCAAAAACGAAGCGCGATGAACTGATTGAAAAGTTCCAGAACCGGGAGTTCCCTGTGTTCCTGCTGTCACTGAAGGCTGGCGGAACCGGCCTCAACTTGACCGCTGCAAACCACGTTGTCCACTATGACCGCTGGTGGAATCCAGCAGTCGAAAACCAGGCAACCGACCGCGCCTATCGCATCGGGCAGAGCCGTTTTGTGCATGTTCACAAGCTGATCAGCACTGGAACGCTCGAGGAAAAAATCGATGCCATGCTCGAAAAGAAACAATCATTGAACGACCAGATCATCCAAAGCGACAGCTGGATTACGGAGCTATCGACTGAGGAATTGCATGAATTGGTGTTTTTGTCTTAG
- a CDS encoding YwpF family protein, whose translation MKTFKLISMQLADDDALVDIEMEDGLIINKEDDKGTWLVEVFTDHKYIPYFQEACDNDKEIIVQVVITKRENDPAAFMTKVCCVKKLKNHASILLTGNLTKPKSDYPEKLLEYLLDKGYKGEELLLEFKEKIITRPKILQPKKV comes from the coding sequence ATGAAGACGTTCAAGTTGATTTCAATGCAGCTGGCTGATGATGATGCTTTAGTAGATATCGAAATGGAAGACGGCCTGATTATCAACAAAGAGGATGACAAAGGTACATGGCTTGTCGAGGTTTTCACCGACCACAAGTATATACCGTATTTTCAGGAAGCGTGCGACAACGACAAAGAAATCATCGTCCAAGTCGTCATCACCAAACGAGAGAACGACCCGGCAGCATTCATGACAAAGGTCTGCTGTGTGAAAAAGCTGAAGAACCATGCCAGCATCCTTTTAACAGGTAATCTGACAAAGCCAAAGAGCGATTATCCTGAAAAACTGCTCGAATACCTGCTTGATAAAGGATATAAGGGCGAGGAACTTCTTTTGGAATTCAAGGAAAAGATCATTACAAGGCCAAAGATTTTGCAGCCAAAAAAAGTGTAA
- a CDS encoding HYD1 signature containing ADP-ribosyltransferase family protein, which produces MGYLILKANNPKDVRYGNGQYLSDIAPETKTPAQLAKQFINVPNKYKYTHYMEIDVSGLEVIKGRDGVFVIPNETALDLTGRIVRSGKVGGK; this is translated from the coding sequence ATGGGATACTTGATTCTAAAAGCCAATAACCCTAAAGATGTGAGGTATGGTAATGGTCAGTATTTATCTGATATAGCACCAGAAACAAAAACTCCCGCGCAACTAGCAAAACAATTTATCAACGTACCAAATAAGTACAAATATACACACTACATGGAAATAGATGTGAGTGGTTTGGAAGTAATAAAAGGTCGAGATGGTGTTTTTGTAATACCGAATGAAACAGCATTAGATTTGACAGGAAGAATAGTTAGATCAGGGAAAGTTGGCGGGAAGTAG
- a CDS encoding DUF4272 domain-containing protein produces MKNAEEIATRAIILLCLSDRCALERTTIGGRLYTLKQRDEQRKAIYKWLHDKGYNISMTLDEKLLFEQEVGKGNKDEILSKQIQYEAIEPCLWSLGLVDKLSEYDRLVSEDFHPLLEIGGTHSLEKLLNKCRLRVFDDIVLQNEISMLWHWRTREANNSIFNLKPAKEIIISTFGNQYMQVIDSMQAFKNDQNDFIVNNKAFNDLNSEEMNRMKFIAQWRHHAFEWIVGNKAWDEVELNT; encoded by the coding sequence ATGAAAAATGCTGAAGAAATTGCAACTAGAGCAATTATATTATTGTGTCTCTCTGACAGATGTGCCTTAGAAAGAACAACAATTGGGGGAAGATTATATACATTAAAACAAAGAGACGAGCAGAGGAAAGCTATATATAAATGGTTGCATGATAAAGGTTATAATATCTCAATGACTTTGGATGAAAAATTGTTATTTGAGCAAGAAGTAGGTAAAGGAAATAAAGATGAAATTCTCTCAAAACAAATTCAATATGAAGCAATTGAACCTTGTTTATGGTCACTGGGACTTGTAGATAAACTATCTGAATATGATAGATTAGTTTCGGAGGATTTTCATCCTTTGTTAGAGATAGGTGGGACGCATTCATTAGAAAAACTTTTAAATAAATGTCGTTTAAGGGTGTTTGATGATATAGTCCTACAAAATGAAATATCTATGCTTTGGCATTGGAGAACAAGAGAAGCAAATAATTCAATTTTTAACCTTAAGCCTGCAAAGGAGATAATAATATCTACTTTTGGAAACCAATATATGCAGGTTATTGATAGCATGCAAGCATTTAAGAATGATCAGAATGATTTTATTGTAAATAATAAAGCTTTTAATGATTTAAATTCAGAAGAGATGAATCGTATGAAATTTATTGCACAATGGAGACATCATGCTTTTGAATGGATAGTGGGAAATAAAGCATGGGATGAGGTAGAGTTGAATACGTAA
- a CDS encoding IS110 family transposase, whose translation MHEKQKHLYVGVDLHKQPHVAVVINCWQEKLKEIKFENKPSDFPTFLMDIDKLIEEGMTPVFGLEDVGGYGRSLAQFLADHGQVVKEVNPALSYAELKSHMTTQKSDSWDAECVARILLNQLNHLPDAKPNDLFWSIQQLVTRRNALVKAQGALKNQLHIQLNHHYPSYKKFFSEVDGKTALAFWKRYPSPSCLEGLSVKQLTTFLLEVSNNTCSVKKANEILKLMKEDGNTTKEHQEIRNFLVESTVSHILFGKQEIGKVERKLKELMSLLDFQLESMPGIELVTASALIAEIGDVRRFPNANKLARFAGIAPVFFGSGGKGKEHKSKQGNRALHAIFYTLAVQQVQVAKGSKLPRNPVFHAYYQRKLKEGKTKGQALVCIMRRLVNIVYGMMKHKTPYRLPDIKEKEVV comes from the coding sequence ATGCACGAAAAACAGAAACATTTGTATGTTGGAGTAGACTTGCATAAGCAACCCCATGTGGCAGTGGTCATTAATTGTTGGCAAGAGAAGCTAAAGGAAATAAAATTTGAAAATAAACCGTCTGACTTTCCAACTTTTTTAATGGATATTGATAAACTAATAGAAGAAGGAATGACTCCTGTATTTGGTTTAGAAGATGTAGGTGGCTATGGACGATCGTTAGCACAGTTTTTAGCCGATCATGGACAGGTTGTCAAAGAAGTAAACCCAGCTCTTTCATACGCTGAACTAAAAAGCCATATGACCACACAAAAGAGTGATAGCTGGGATGCAGAATGTGTGGCACGCATTTTGTTGAATCAACTGAACCATTTGCCTGACGCGAAACCGAATGATTTATTTTGGTCGATACAACAATTGGTCACTAGAAGAAATGCATTGGTAAAAGCACAAGGTGCTTTAAAGAACCAACTACATATACAATTGAACCACCATTATCCAAGCTATAAGAAGTTTTTCTCAGAAGTGGATGGAAAAACAGCATTGGCTTTTTGGAAACGTTATCCTTCACCGTCTTGTTTAGAAGGTTTGAGTGTAAAGCAATTGACCACATTTTTATTAGAAGTAAGCAATAATACATGTTCGGTGAAAAAAGCCAATGAAATATTGAAGCTGATGAAAGAGGATGGGAATACAACAAAAGAACATCAGGAGATAAGAAACTTTTTGGTAGAAAGTACTGTGAGCCATATTTTATTTGGAAAGCAGGAAATAGGCAAGGTGGAAAGAAAATTAAAAGAGTTAATGAGTTTACTAGACTTTCAACTAGAATCCATGCCAGGCATTGAACTTGTAACAGCATCTGCTTTAATTGCGGAGATTGGTGACGTAAGACGTTTTCCAAATGCCAACAAATTAGCACGATTTGCGGGGATTGCACCTGTTTTCTTTGGCTCTGGTGGGAAAGGTAAGGAACATAAAAGTAAACAGGGAAATCGAGCGCTGCACGCTATATTTTACACCCTCGCAGTCCAACAAGTGCAAGTAGCAAAAGGAAGTAAACTGCCACGTAACCCTGTGTTCCATGCTTATTATCAACGAAAGCTGAAAGAAGGTAAAACAAAAGGACAAGCATTGGTGTGCATTATGCGAAGGCTTGTGAACATTGTTTATGGCATGATGAAGCATAAAACACCTTATAGACTACCCGATATAAAAGAAAAAGAAGTAGTTTAA